A segment of the Deltaproteobacteria bacterium genome:
AACAAAGGAGGAGAAGATGTTGAAAGGGAAAAAGATTGCGATTATCGGCGGAGGGAAAATGGGCGGGGTGATTATCAACGGCATCGTTTCCCGCCAATTGGCGCCGGCCGCTAATGTTACGGTGGCCGATAAGGTAAGGGGGTGCCTGCTGGGACTTAAGGATGCTTACGGGGTTGCGACAACGGAGAACAACAAAAAGGCGGCGCAAGCAGCAGCGGTGGTTGTTCTAGCGGTAAAACCCCAGGATATGGGAAACGTTCTCCAGGAGCTGAGCCCCGTCATAGACAATAAAAAAGTGGTGATTTCGATCGCGGCGGGTATTTCCACGGGGTTTATCGAAGGCTGTCTTAAAGAGGGAGTAAGGGTCATCAGGGTCATGCCCAACACCCCGGCCCTGATCGGTGAAGGGGCAGCCGCCCTGACGCGCGGCAAAAATGCCTCGGAGAAAGATCTGGAGCTGGCGGAACTGATCTTCAGAGCTCTCGGGATTACGGTGGTCGTCAAAGAAGAACTGATGGACGCCGTCACGGGACTGAGCGGCAGTGGTCCCGCCTATGGATTCGTCATTATAGAGGCACTGACGGACGCCGGCGTGCTGATGGGGCTGAGCCGGGATGTGGCCCTTAAACTGGCGTCCCAGACCATGCTGGGGTCAGCCAAGCTTTGTCTGCAAAGTGGCAAGCATCCGGCGGAGTTGAAGGATATGGTAACCTCGCCGGGAGGTACTACTATAGCCGCCCTGAAGGTATTAGAGGACGGCAAGATCAGGGCGACCTTGATGGCGGCGGTGGAGGCGGCAACCTTACGTTCCAGGGAGCTGGGCGGGCACAGGTAAGTCGGCAGCACTTCCCCTTTAGTAATATGGGGACACCATACTAGTTTTTTGCATTCTTGGCCTTCCGCCCCTTTATCAAGATGAAGAGTTTATCGCCGATGGTACTAATCTGTCGCCAACAGCAGGCTGGCTTCGGTTTGAGAACGCATTATCATGTGGACGTAATTCTAAAACTAGTATGGTGTCCCCCGAATTCCGGCTTGTGCCCCCGCGGTTTTTATGGAAATACAAGAATATCTGGAGAAACATTCCACTCTGTTGCAAAATAACGCTCTAATTGTTTCGTAGATTTTTCATCAGATGTAATTACAGCTTTCAGATCCTTTTCTTCAAAGTTCAAATAATCTTCATTGCTTTGAGAAGATATTCGCCATTCATTTTCTTTACAGAATTCATAACCTATTGGATATCGTTCATACACATCAGCAATTCTTACACCATTATTATTTACAGCAAGCTTCCTGCTTTCTGAAAAACTATTAAAGAGCGTATGAGGTTTTCTATAAGCTAAAATCTGTTCTTCCAGCTCTTTTTTGCGAAGAATCTCTATAGGCGACAGATTGGATTTATATGCAAAATAATGGTTCCATTGCAGAACTATGGGGTCATAGAAAAGAGATTCTTCCTTATAGTAATAAACTTTTCTTATTTTGTTTTTACTCAAGTATTCATTGTCAAAGACCAGTCCGAGTTTGCCATATTGCTCTTTGTGCGGGTGCATAGGCAGTTGCTCAAAAGAAACATCGAAAAGCATAACATCCTGACATCCATATCCAAATAATAGATGTCATATTTCGGGCTTATCGGTATATTTTTTTCTCAATTCTGCCAATCCATCATTCTCTGAAAGAAAACCCTCCAGCGGCAGATTCAGTACAGTTGTATCTATAAATCTTGAGTCGTTAAAGATTTTTGCGTGAATGTGGGGCTGAAACACGGGTATAAACTCAGGGTTTGCCTTTAATAACAATCTTTTTTTTTGCAGAACGTCATCTATTACTGAGTTAGTTTGGATCTGAATGTCATTTTTATACGCACCAAATGCAAAATGAATATACATTGATCTACCTCGCAGGAGAACGAATAATATCTACCTACTCTGTACCGA
Coding sequences within it:
- the proC gene encoding pyrroline-5-carboxylate reductase yields the protein MLKGKKIAIIGGGKMGGVIINGIVSRQLAPAANVTVADKVRGCLLGLKDAYGVATTENNKKAAQAAAVVVLAVKPQDMGNVLQELSPVIDNKKVVISIAAGISTGFIEGCLKEGVRVIRVMPNTPALIGEGAAALTRGKNASEKDLELAELIFRALGITVVVKEELMDAVTGLSGSGPAYGFVIIEALTDAGVLMGLSRDVALKLASQTMLGSAKLCLQSGKHPAELKDMVTSPGGTTIAALKVLEDGKIRATLMAAVEAATLRSRELGGHR